One Plectropomus leopardus isolate mb chromosome 1, YSFRI_Pleo_2.0, whole genome shotgun sequence DNA segment encodes these proteins:
- the ccdc102a gene encoding coiled-coil domain-containing protein 102A, with protein MNHTPSPHLSEGGKSAGGGLLCSLGLVSDRGIRSPDSLTHTPSPTGGTPSSSPPLLLSPGLGGFGLGSLGAMGEGAGADWESREELRLRELEEARARAAQMEKTMRWWSDCTANWREKWSKVRAERNRARDEVRQLRQRLDTLTKELTSVRRERQELASENETLRQETLRLRGDLTSDAPPPSAISPSSSPAHPRGASSSSSPSIPPSSPASSSSSQVHTDGKLDRVGEGPPGSPEPEPVRDVDLDRQKMAQQKTILNLKHIVFFADLTCCFAQPPSL; from the exons ATGAACCACACCCCCAGCCCCCACCTGTCCGAGGGCGGGAAGTCAGCAGGAGGCGGCCTGCTGTGCAGCCTGGGTCTGGTGTCCGACAGGGGGATCCGCTCCCCGGACAGCCTCACACACACCCCCAGCCCCACCGGGGGAACCCCGAGCTCCAGCCCCCCGCTGCTGCTGTCGCCCGGGCTGGGAGGCTTCGGGCTGGGATCGCTGGGGGCCATGGGCGAGGGAGCCGGGGCCGACTGGGAGAGCAGGGAGGAGCTGAGGCTCAGGGAGCTGGAGGAGGCGCGGGCCCGAGCGGCCCAGATGGAGAAGACCATGAGGTGGTGGTCAGACTGCACCGCCAACTGGAGAGAGAAGTGGAGCAAG GTTCGTGCAGAGCGTAACCGTGCCCGTGACGAGGTCCGCCAGCTGAGGCAGCGGCTGGACACCCTCACAAAGGAGCTGACCAGCGTCCGGCGGGAGCGGCAGGAACTGGCCTCAGAGAATGAGACGCTTCGGCAGGAGACGCTGCGCCTCCGCGGCGACCTCACCTCTGACGCTCCTCCTCCATCTGCCATTTCTCCGTCTTCCTCCCCTGCACACCCTCGTggggcctcctcctcctcctctccatctatacctccctcctccccggcctcctcctcctcctcgcagGTCCACACTGACGGCAAGCTGGACAGGGTGGGGGAGGGACCACCAGGGTCCCCGGAGCCAGAACCAGTGAGGGACGTGGACTTGGACAGACAAAAGATGGCTCAGCAAAAG ACCATCCTGAACCTGAAACATATCGTGTTCTTTGCAGACCTGACCTGCTGCTTCGCTCAGCCTCCCTCACTCTGA